In Pieris rapae chromosome 18, ilPieRapa1.1, whole genome shotgun sequence, one genomic interval encodes:
- the LOC110997359 gene encoding uncharacterized protein LOC110997359 isoform X2 — MANKSFGSEVVGFILAVAFCLTCPEYVSSAQRELGKGTNTSATAPPAADNAIRGALETPRPTPRSGPYFDLVSSKNVTALLGKTAYLNCRVKNLGNKTLNMQVSWVRHRDIHLLTVGRYTYTSDQRFRAIHLPHSEDWTLQIKYPQHRDSGIYECQISTTPHMSHFIHLNVVEPTTEIIGGPELYIDRGSTINLTCVVLYSPEPPAYIFWNHNDAIISYDSPRGGVSVVTEKGETTTSFLLIQQARPSDSGTYQCNPSNAQSKSVVVHVLNGEYPAAMQRGGQAFSPHTHCILLAAMLLLAVS; from the exons TATCTTCAGCCCAAAGAGAACTGGGCAAAGGTACTAATACCTCAGCCACCGCGCCACCTGCGGCCGATAATGCGATACGGGGTGCACTGGAGACACCCCGGCCCACACCAAGGAGTGGGCCATACTTTGACCTGGTCTCCTCGAAGAATGTCACTGCGCTACTGGGCAAAACCGCCTACCTGAACTGTCGAGTCAAGAATTTAGGAAATAAAACA CTCAATATGCAGGTATCATGGGTGCGACATAGAGACATCCACCTTCTGACAGTTGGCAGATACACATACACCAGCGATCAGCGGTTTCGCGCGATACATTTACCACACTCAGAAGACTGGACTTTAcag ATAAAATACCCGCAGCACAGGGACTCGGGAATCTACGAATGTCAGATATCAACGACTCCGCACATGAGCCATTTCATACATCTTAATGTTGTTG AGCCAACGACGGAGATAATTGGCGGGCCGGAGCTGTATATTGATCGGGGCAGCACTATAAACTTAACATGCGTAGTACTCTACTCGCCTGAACCACcagcatatattttttggaacCATAACGATGCG ataATAAGCTATGACTCGCCGAGAGGTGGCGTGTCAGTTGTGACTGAGAAAGGTGAGACGACAACATCGTTCCTTCTCATTCAGCAGGCGAGGCCTTCTGACTCGGGGACCTACCAGTGTAACCCCAGCAATGCCCAGTCGAAGAGCGTGGTGGTGCACGTACTAAATG GTGAGTACCCAGCGGCCATGCAGCGTGGAGGACAAGCATTTTCGCCGCACACTCACTGTATTCTACTTGCTGCCATGCTTCTCTTAGCCGTGTCTTGA
- the LOC110997359 gene encoding uncharacterized protein LOC110997359 isoform X1, producing the protein MANKSFGSEVVGFILAVAFCLTCPEYVSSAQRELGKGTNTSATAPPAADNAIRGALETPRPTPRSGPYFDLVSSKNVTALLGKTAYLNCRVKNLGNKTLNMQVSWVRHRDIHLLTVGRYTYTSDQRFRAIHLPHSEDWTLQIKYPQHRDSGIYECQISTTPHMSHFIHLNVVEPTTEIIGGPELYIDRGSTINLTCVVLYSPEPPAYIFWNHNDAIISYDSPRGGVSVVTEKGETTTSFLLIQQARPSDSGTYQCNPSNAQSKSVVVHVLNEANSIFPLSGEYPAAMQRGGQAFSPHTHCILLAAMLLLAVS; encoded by the exons TATCTTCAGCCCAAAGAGAACTGGGCAAAGGTACTAATACCTCAGCCACCGCGCCACCTGCGGCCGATAATGCGATACGGGGTGCACTGGAGACACCCCGGCCCACACCAAGGAGTGGGCCATACTTTGACCTGGTCTCCTCGAAGAATGTCACTGCGCTACTGGGCAAAACCGCCTACCTGAACTGTCGAGTCAAGAATTTAGGAAATAAAACA CTCAATATGCAGGTATCATGGGTGCGACATAGAGACATCCACCTTCTGACAGTTGGCAGATACACATACACCAGCGATCAGCGGTTTCGCGCGATACATTTACCACACTCAGAAGACTGGACTTTAcag ATAAAATACCCGCAGCACAGGGACTCGGGAATCTACGAATGTCAGATATCAACGACTCCGCACATGAGCCATTTCATACATCTTAATGTTGTTG AGCCAACGACGGAGATAATTGGCGGGCCGGAGCTGTATATTGATCGGGGCAGCACTATAAACTTAACATGCGTAGTACTCTACTCGCCTGAACCACcagcatatattttttggaacCATAACGATGCG ataATAAGCTATGACTCGCCGAGAGGTGGCGTGTCAGTTGTGACTGAGAAAGGTGAGACGACAACATCGTTCCTTCTCATTCAGCAGGCGAGGCCTTCTGACTCGGGGACCTACCAGTGTAACCCCAGCAATGCCCAGTCGAAGAGCGTGGTGGTGCACGTACTAAATG AAGCAAATTCTATTTTTCCTCTATCAGGTGAGTACCCAGCGGCCATGCAGCGTGGAGGACAAGCATTTTCGCCGCACACTCACTGTATTCTACTTGCTGCCATGCTTCTCTTAGCCGTGTCTTGA